A genomic window from Companilactobacillus alimentarius DSM 20249 includes:
- a CDS encoding WxL protein peptidoglycan domain-containing protein — translation MSKKIIYFLSAIFFAFLGFMVNDLVVKADINGVTVTPLIENGDTDVTDRFEIVGKPGAERTVKISIGNFGINKLHLRIEPTNATTSMDGKIVYTDKVLAGQYGLQYAFSSMTKAKNIVLKPNKTKDVTFKIKLPDSKIDGLIMGGFNVYDTSKDGAKGNANVPVWITGDNKAVGGIVSLHNLTLDVIDKKPHIIINLQNKELGQMKNVIVHMTVKRKSWLDRFNLGPKKMIADTTYDKVAPNSKIPVDFDQNQTPIQAGEYVVKGAARSGKATWTFHKTYKITQDQANDINKRCKGLIYNKTTTYILIVCVLLSVIFLIFWAIWYSGRS, via the coding sequence ATGAGTAAAAAAATAATATATTTTCTATCAGCGATATTCTTTGCCTTTTTAGGCTTTATGGTTAATGATTTAGTTGTAAAAGCAGATATTAACGGAGTTACAGTGACCCCATTGATTGAAAATGGTGATACTGATGTGACCGATAGATTTGAAATTGTCGGTAAACCTGGTGCTGAGCGCACGGTTAAAATATCTATTGGTAATTTTGGGATCAATAAATTACATCTTAGAATTGAGCCTACCAATGCGACGACATCAATGGACGGAAAAATTGTTTATACTGATAAAGTTTTGGCGGGGCAATATGGCTTGCAGTATGCTTTTTCTAGTATGACTAAGGCCAAAAATATCGTTTTGAAGCCTAACAAAACTAAGGATGTAACTTTTAAAATAAAATTGCCCGATTCAAAAATTGACGGACTGATCATGGGTGGTTTTAATGTCTACGACACTTCCAAAGATGGAGCCAAGGGCAATGCTAATGTCCCAGTTTGGATAACTGGTGATAATAAAGCTGTCGGTGGCATTGTTAGTTTGCATAATTTAACTTTGGATGTGATTGATAAGAAACCACATATTATTATTAATTTGCAAAATAAAGAACTCGGTCAAATGAAAAATGTTATCGTTCATATGACTGTTAAACGTAAAAGCTGGCTGGATCGGTTCAATCTTGGACCTAAAAAAATGATAGCTGATACAACTTATGACAAAGTAGCCCCCAATTCTAAGATTCCGGTTGATTTTGATCAGAATCAAACTCCAATTCAGGCGGGTGAGTACGTCGTCAAAGGGGCGGCTCGAAGCGGCAAGGCTACTTGGACTTTCCATAAGACATATAAAATTACGCAAGATCAGGCTAATGATATCAACAAACGTTGCAAGGGACTGATCTATAACAAGACGACCACTTATATTCTGATTGTTTGTGTTCTATTGTCAGTGATTTTCCTTATCTTTTGGGCTATTTGGTACTCAGGTAGGAGTTAA
- a CDS encoding DUF3324 domain-containing protein produces the protein MLKFKSKFSFLLPLMFALFLSLLGVTNVTAATSGDYTIAPSGKSNDVVNIDNGSYYITGTPGQKTEIKLQVINKASSTRNFIYYAATAYTNDNGALSYNSMKVTDPSLKIQTRDAISPKKSTFKVPGNTSATLTLNVTIPTKKFDGTIMGGVTVAPYKEKAKGTVGSNGNLIKNKFSYSIPVQIHQKGAEAVQPKYSVRTVKPDLTTTSKGQKQGVKANIHNSTNSYTGSLSAKAVVTKKGDKSFKITQLYDSQSIAPTTNYDLSIPWGKKALQSGDYHLKLTYKTAGGIKSWVLNKDFTITNNDAAKYNKLAGIKPNYLWLYILLGILALAIILGLGIYLGKRNNNKNNNNGGNGGTPTRRRRR, from the coding sequence ATGTTAAAATTTAAGTCAAAGTTTTCATTTTTGTTGCCATTAATGTTTGCCTTATTTTTAAGCTTATTAGGTGTAACGAATGTTACCGCTGCCACTTCTGGAGATTATACGATTGCTCCAAGTGGTAAGAGTAATGATGTCGTTAATATTGATAACGGAAGTTATTATATTACGGGGACACCTGGACAAAAGACAGAGATAAAGCTACAAGTGATCAATAAAGCTAGTTCAACGCGTAATTTTATTTATTATGCTGCCACAGCATATACCAATGATAATGGTGCTTTATCATATAATAGTATGAAAGTTACTGACCCATCATTGAAGATTCAAACTAGGGATGCTATTTCGCCTAAGAAATCAACTTTCAAAGTACCGGGGAATACTTCGGCTACTTTGACATTGAATGTGACGATTCCAACTAAGAAGTTTGACGGTACTATCATGGGTGGTGTCACTGTAGCTCCTTATAAGGAAAAGGCTAAGGGTACTGTTGGATCAAATGGTAACTTGATTAAGAATAAGTTCAGTTATTCAATTCCTGTTCAAATTCATCAAAAGGGTGCCGAAGCAGTTCAACCAAAATATTCAGTTAGAACTGTTAAACCTGATTTGACTACAACTTCTAAGGGTCAAAAACAAGGTGTTAAAGCCAATATTCATAACTCAACTAATTCTTATACTGGAAGTTTGTCAGCTAAAGCAGTTGTCACAAAGAAGGGTGACAAGAGTTTCAAAATTACGCAATTGTATGATTCACAAAGTATTGCGCCAACAACTAATTATGATTTAAGTATTCCATGGGGTAAGAAAGCCTTGCAATCTGGTGATTACCATCTGAAATTAACTTATAAGACTGCTGGTGGAATCAAGAGCTGGGTCTTAAATAAAGATTTCACGATTACTAATAACGATGCTGCTAAGTACAACAAATTAGCTGGTATCAAGCCAAATTACCTCTGGTTATATATTCTATTAGGAATTCTTGCATTGGCAATTATTCTGGGATTAGGAATTTACTTAGGTAAGAGAAACAACAATAAAAATAATAATAATGGTGGTAACGGTGGAACACCAACAAGACGTCGTCGTCGTTAA
- a CDS encoding WxL domain-containing protein, producing MKLSKNVLVGSLATAGIVLGALAPAVTAQAATSSGKTNTTDGSVSYAKDTDVGPLGGEDSKLAIAYDSATGAGDGEASAQSNANVTVQSGLLTLDAVPDFGFANAAEGTTVNLDNNDTNGNPATDSQGQDKLTVTDSRTGAPGFTVDASITKFMPEGSSDTADAKAYTLNLTPTKLLNDKGVNVSTNGVAKTSEAHINGDSKGNGSADDSNVINLAAGTYAEGPINASFNKDAEDATLNLNDTASAAKTGTSKSYNATVTWTLKTVPVSTDTGSQG from the coding sequence ATGAAATTATCTAAAAATGTTTTAGTAGGATCACTAGCAACAGCAGGAATCGTTTTGGGAGCTTTAGCACCAGCTGTAACAGCACAAGCTGCTACTTCAAGTGGTAAGACAAATACAACAGATGGTAGTGTTTCATATGCTAAAGATACAGATGTAGGACCACTTGGTGGTGAAGACAGTAAATTAGCAATCGCCTATGATTCAGCTACAGGTGCTGGCGATGGTGAAGCAAGTGCACAATCAAATGCTAACGTTACAGTTCAATCAGGTCTATTAACATTGGATGCTGTTCCTGATTTCGGATTTGCTAACGCTGCCGAAGGTACAACAGTTAACTTGGACAACAACGATACAAATGGTAACCCAGCAACAGATAGTCAAGGTCAAGACAAATTGACAGTTACAGATTCTCGTACAGGTGCACCTGGTTTCACAGTTGATGCATCAATCACTAAGTTCATGCCAGAAGGCTCATCAGATACTGCTGATGCTAAGGCTTATACTTTGAATTTGACACCAACAAAACTATTGAATGATAAAGGTGTAAACGTTTCAACAAATGGTGTTGCTAAGACTTCTGAAGCTCATATCAATGGTGATAGCAAAGGTAATGGTTCCGCTGATGACTCTAATGTTATCAATTTAGCAGCAGGTACATATGCTGAAGGTCCTATCAATGCTTCATTCAATAAAGATGCTGAAGATGCAACGTTGAACTTGAATGATACTGCATCAGCTGCTAAGACAGGTACTTCAAAGTCATACAATGCTACAGTTACATGGACATTGAAGACAGTTCCTGTATCTACTGATACTGGTTCTCAAGGTTAA
- a CDS encoding LPXTG cell wall anchor domain-containing protein, with translation MKRRLRTTKSLTVKKRIVGFFAIAVILLGVVAGFSINNVIAGSDSTTGGGADKSAPVAVVAKTSESTTSGGSGGATNANVLVGDNTGSSTGSQTQAKQKDTDYIPSVSVNNMSTYPQTGDAHDSGLVILGFTILIGLFAFYGLKLRKDFKSLRFSRVTK, from the coding sequence ATGAAAAGAAGATTGAGAACTACTAAAAGTCTCACAGTCAAAAAGCGAATAGTCGGTTTCTTCGCAATTGCCGTTATTTTGTTAGGTGTGGTAGCAGGATTCAGCATTAACAACGTTATTGCTGGATCTGACAGCACGACAGGAGGTGGCGCTGACAAATCAGCACCCGTTGCGGTAGTCGCTAAGACATCTGAAAGTACAACCTCAGGTGGAAGCGGCGGAGCAACCAATGCTAACGTCTTAGTTGGTGATAACACTGGTAGCAGTACTGGTAGTCAGACCCAGGCTAAGCAAAAGGATACCGATTATATCCCTTCGGTCAGTGTCAACAACATGTCAACATACCCACAAACGGGTGACGCACATGATTCCGGATTAGTCATTTTAGGATTCACTATTTTGATTGGTCTATTCGCTTTTTATGGATTGAAGTTACGGAAAGACTTCAAATCTTTACGGTTTTCAAGGGTAACAAAATGA
- a CDS encoding GNAT family N-acetyltransferase, with protein sequence MLLIGKDIKIRDFEETDFPQYFELVQDKNNHDLAGLEYTDSEQTAHELFELYRQRKDAHVIATQNNNIMIGIIEMNHRGEYSGLSQTREIGFVIDQKYRQKGYATESVRLIIDYGFKELHLREIWASTEENNKVPQTVLKKLKFKYVYSADQALPFAERSNIVKYYLLQE encoded by the coding sequence ATGTTATTAATAGGAAAAGATATAAAAATAAGAGATTTTGAAGAAACGGATTTTCCACAATACTTCGAATTGGTACAGGACAAAAATAATCATGATCTAGCTGGTTTAGAATACACCGACAGCGAGCAAACCGCTCATGAATTATTTGAATTATATCGTCAACGCAAAGACGCTCATGTTATTGCTACCCAAAATAATAATATAATGATAGGAATTATTGAAATGAATCATCGTGGTGAGTATTCAGGATTGTCGCAAACGCGCGAGATCGGATTTGTCATTGACCAAAAGTATCGTCAAAAAGGATATGCGACAGAATCTGTTCGATTAATTATTGATTATGGATTCAAAGAACTTCATTTAAGAGAAATTTGGGCATCGACTGAGGAGAATAATAAGGTTCCACAGACTGTTTTGAAAAAATTAAAATTTAAATATGTTTATAGTGCCGACCAAGCGCTTCCATTTGCGGAGCGTAGCAATATCGTCAAATATTATCTTTTACAAGAATAG
- the tpx gene encoding thiol peroxidase gives MDLEFKGQTVSTIGTPLSVGDNFPNFTVLNKDNQEVQLKDLLDKPLLISVVPNINTSVCSVQTKHFNEEVDGHSAINFVTISTNTVEEQSKWCAAENVKNMQMLSDVKHDFGEKSNIWIKDLDILARSVWVVDPNGTITYSEIVPVQTDEPSYDKVLDQIDQMN, from the coding sequence ATGGATTTGGAATTTAAAGGACAAACCGTTTCAACAATTGGCACTCCTCTATCCGTGGGCGACAATTTTCCTAACTTCACTGTTTTAAATAAGGATAATCAGGAGGTTCAACTTAAGGACCTTTTGGACAAGCCTCTATTAATCAGTGTTGTACCCAATATCAATACTAGTGTTTGCAGCGTTCAAACTAAACACTTCAATGAAGAAGTCGATGGGCATTCTGCTATCAACTTTGTAACTATCTCAACTAATACTGTTGAAGAACAATCAAAGTGGTGTGCTGCAGAAAATGTCAAGAACATGCAAATGCTATCTGATGTTAAACATGATTTCGGTGAGAAGTCTAATATCTGGATCAAAGATTTGGATATTCTAGCACGTTCAGTCTGGGTAGTTGATCCTAACGGTACGATAACCTATTCTGAAATTGTTCCTGTACAAACTGACGAACCTAGTTATGACAAAGTATTGGACCAAATTGACCAAATGAATTAA
- a CDS encoding flavodoxin family protein has product MKILGILASHQEHGLNAQMLDQVLENVDSDVETETIYLENYDITPHKYHEKNPVLDDLTQKLSESDVWVFAAPTYWRELTGVLKNFFDCMRPKFVYFKENGDTIPGQFKNKHYLSITSCYVSPLENFLTGVTDESFKTIDRVMTAAGVIKVGEIVLPGTFGMKEIPYNKKKLCQKYAKKISVKKRKDDSTVKRYIQLFFMIAVMALITMGIQIPLRPWVSGNFWLNYISFTVIFFVLLACILHFVTFVKHRRR; this is encoded by the coding sequence ATGAAAATATTAGGAATCTTAGCCTCACATCAAGAACATGGCCTCAATGCGCAAATGCTTGATCAAGTATTGGAAAATGTCGATAGTGATGTAGAAACAGAAACGATATATTTAGAAAATTATGATATTACACCACATAAGTATCATGAAAAAAATCCAGTTTTGGATGATTTAACGCAAAAGCTGAGCGAAAGTGACGTCTGGGTCTTTGCAGCTCCAACATATTGGCGAGAATTGACAGGAGTTTTAAAAAACTTTTTCGACTGCATGCGACCAAAGTTTGTCTATTTCAAAGAAAACGGGGATACCATACCAGGACAATTTAAGAATAAACATTATTTGAGCATCACTTCTTGTTACGTGTCACCACTAGAAAATTTTCTTACCGGAGTAACCGACGAATCATTTAAGACAATCGACCGTGTAATGACAGCCGCAGGAGTGATTAAAGTAGGAGAAATAGTCTTACCAGGAACTTTTGGTATGAAAGAAATTCCATATAATAAGAAGAAACTGTGTCAGAAGTATGCCAAGAAGATTTCCGTGAAGAAGAGAAAGGATGATTCAACCGTGAAAAGATATATACAGTTATTCTTTATGATTGCCGTAATGGCATTAATAACAATGGGGATACAAATACCATTGAGACCATGGGTAAGCGGTAATTTCTGGTTGAATTACATCAGCTTCACCGTAATATTCTTTGTATTGTTAGCCTGTATCCTGCATTTCGTGACATTCGTAAAACACAGACGTCGTTAA
- a CDS encoding SDR family oxidoreductase, whose protein sequence is MKVLIIGAHGKVGHLLIGELQSRNIEFVAGLRSQEQIKAYNENNIETQYIDLTASLDDIKNSIEASGADVIVFSAGAGGSSDALTIEIDLDGAIKTMMVAEAIGIKRYIMVSSLFSDNRDKWDASGIRPYMTAKHYADDHLRGTSLDYTIIHPGALTNDDGTGKVKLLGPNESGSIPRVDVAKALAFIIQNPNTIGKEYTFASGDQPAEDIFS, encoded by the coding sequence ATGAAAGTTCTTATTATTGGTGCTCATGGTAAAGTGGGGCACCTATTAATTGGAGAGTTACAATCAAGAAACATTGAATTTGTTGCTGGATTGCGCAGTCAAGAACAAATCAAGGCCTACAACGAGAATAACATTGAAACACAATATATCGATCTCACTGCTTCACTTGATGATATTAAAAATTCAATTGAGGCTTCTGGAGCTGATGTCATCGTCTTCTCTGCCGGTGCTGGTGGTAGTAGCGACGCCTTGACAATTGAGATTGACCTAGATGGTGCCATTAAGACAATGATGGTTGCTGAAGCAATTGGAATCAAGCGTTATATCATGGTCAGTTCACTCTTCAGTGATAACCGTGACAAGTGGGACGCCAGTGGCATCAGACCATACATGACCGCTAAACATTATGCCGACGATCATTTGCGTGGCACTAGCTTGGACTACACGATCATCCATCCCGGAGCCCTTACTAACGACGACGGAACCGGTAAAGTTAAATTGCTCGGACCCAATGAGAGTGGCTCGATTCCACGTGTCGATGTCGCTAAAGCCTTGGCATTTATCATCCAAAATCCTAATACAATCGGTAAGGAATACACCTTCGCTAGCGGAGACCAACCTGCCGAAGACATTTTCAGTTAA
- a CDS encoding NCS2 family permease: protein MVESTNNVNLSFIEKLFHLKEAQTTVRREILAGLTTFVSMAYILFVNPQVLGVAGMDKGAVFTATALSAILGSLLMALLANYPIAIAPGLGDNAFFTYSVVLAMGIPWQTAMAGVFISSILFLIISVVKLREIVIDSIPHDLKLAMASGIGLFIAFVGLQGGGLVVSSKSTLVAMGSLTVPTTWLTIFGLIVTGLLMAKKVPGSIFIGMVLTTILGLVTKLIPLPHHIVSSIPSMRPTFGVGIAHLPDLANPQLWAVVLVFLLVAFFDTAGTLIGLAEQAGFMKNNKMPRIGKALMADSISMFGGAVMGTTPTAAYVESSAGIAVGGRTGLTSLVVSVMFALAMFFSPLLSIVTSNITAPVLIIVGILMAQSMKQIDWSKFEIAMPAFLTIVGMPLTYNISYGFAFGILFYPLTMWAAGRGKEVKPVMYVLFVVFIILLYIINILPSK, encoded by the coding sequence ATTGTGGAATCCACAAATAATGTAAATTTAAGTTTCATCGAAAAATTATTTCATCTCAAAGAAGCTCAGACGACTGTTCGTCGAGAGATTCTAGCAGGATTGACAACCTTTGTCTCAATGGCATATATTCTCTTCGTCAATCCCCAAGTTTTAGGGGTCGCAGGGATGGACAAAGGAGCTGTCTTCACCGCTACAGCCCTTTCCGCTATTTTAGGGTCACTGCTTATGGCGTTATTAGCAAATTACCCTATTGCAATTGCTCCAGGTTTAGGTGACAACGCCTTTTTTACCTACTCTGTAGTTTTAGCTATGGGCATTCCTTGGCAAACGGCAATGGCTGGTGTTTTCATCTCCAGTATTCTCTTCTTAATCATCTCTGTAGTTAAATTACGTGAAATAGTCATTGATTCGATCCCGCACGATTTAAAACTCGCTATGGCATCAGGAATCGGTCTCTTCATTGCCTTTGTTGGTCTGCAAGGTGGCGGACTCGTTGTCAGCAGCAAATCAACTTTAGTAGCGATGGGATCATTGACAGTACCTACTACCTGGCTTACCATATTTGGACTGATCGTAACTGGGTTATTGATGGCAAAGAAGGTTCCCGGATCAATTTTTATCGGAATGGTTCTGACTACGATCTTAGGTTTAGTAACCAAACTTATTCCCTTGCCTCACCACATTGTTTCATCGATTCCTAGTATGAGGCCTACTTTTGGAGTTGGTATCGCTCACTTACCTGATTTAGCTAATCCACAGCTTTGGGCAGTTGTCTTAGTCTTCTTATTAGTAGCTTTCTTTGATACTGCTGGTACTCTGATCGGCTTGGCTGAACAAGCTGGCTTCATGAAGAACAACAAGATGCCTCGAATCGGTAAAGCTTTGATGGCTGATTCCATTTCGATGTTTGGTGGCGCTGTTATGGGAACTACTCCTACAGCCGCCTATGTTGAATCGTCTGCCGGAATTGCTGTCGGTGGTCGGACTGGTTTAACATCCCTAGTTGTCAGCGTCATGTTTGCTTTAGCAATGTTCTTCTCTCCACTTTTGAGTATCGTTACTTCCAATATTACCGCACCTGTTTTAATCATTGTCGGTATCTTGATGGCTCAATCAATGAAACAAATTGACTGGAGTAAGTTTGAAATTGCCATGCCTGCCTTTTTAACTATCGTGGGTATGCCTCTAACTTACAACATCTCTTATGGATTTGCTTTCGGAATCCTCTTTTATCCTTTAACAATGTGGGCCGCTGGACGAGGCAAAGAAGTTAAACCTGTGATGTATGTTCTCTTCGTTGTCTTTATCATCCTGCTCTACATTATTAATATTTTACCTAGCAAATAG
- a CDS encoding lectin-like domain-containing protein, with translation MKHQGTKYKSFLLIMFFFTLMTFFMPSTTVQAVPSDDDVLKAAPSGMKLGNLFEYPTTYTGSKTVNNSVQVRTAGGSNPNPVDVIQMTNGDKQVSSIWGRKTNPDDSSKDYNYFDLSKEQTISGWIYVGPTYNVSGDGITLVLQNDDNGINAIGRYHKDNLLLSDDDYAASGESLGVYGSTDSQFTTTDPSQLSSSAIQNSFALEFDSFRNDSVVTGSAIDLAMGNIKDSYFDNLLDSQNTAETKGQHVAWSYPADSGTYEKTATGKDAWHHFSFTYKPDTDDSNYGYISYVYNDRENDGTVKPYRTWDKRPRDSDSPIKIDLRKFNLKDGQTKIRWGFTSSTGSPNSTPGSNDIIVEKIPSVLNVLDQSGLYDVTQGRNIKDLDHRAANPTDDDKDYTVDDGDKLAFTYNLNYSSGITGTGDIKAKIQLPQNVLYQNDDNNHIGEIDYTDDPNSKTYIDASQLSTTTNAEGDDVQTLNLDLSALSEKNTNVKVTIYGTANAPTSNTLKTTTVNPEHTSYKSDYYNNDVMSYGFMITNERLQIAADKDSETQKVKLSDDFNLTGTAKYLMSSKFNGDDLSAYGEIYDKDGNDTDLKSTWTVPVAKDSTTGDFSLNIPKETLDVGTYKIKVHLTDSNDLVSNTITYNITVTKNELIITPDKTDITVNDNKPVDLTGSYKYSDNADFQDKNVTKTYEITNANGTTHKLTQTMAHDKKIDVDLKPIAYDQSPDQTLSDYLKNPKSDNVLAEGKNVVKITVQDGTYASAETTVNINVPKLSPTITKTTSNGINVLGPTGKVHFPIDFSYGSDYTLNPNELIGVFTVDQQDPVSLKINNPTTAQNSSFDMSFDLAGNQINLPSDKNSATVTLYFTDPYGRKTNTESFNLSILSYALELDFNNYRFQTIDPKTFEAGYIKRSGDWDLNVTSYKASWVLKAEADNLDYESTQQPSNLSMAYVNKDDLATALQSNPQIAKSDKMEAQTVDISDQWNSDNGILLKTNTLPKQGDYTGTIHWNLTESL, from the coding sequence ATGAAACATCAGGGAACTAAATATAAATCATTCTTACTAATTATGTTCTTTTTCACATTAATGACCTTTTTTATGCCGTCAACTACAGTACAGGCTGTACCATCTGATGATGACGTTTTGAAAGCCGCACCTAGCGGAATGAAATTAGGCAATCTATTTGAGTACCCAACAACTTATACCGGAAGTAAAACCGTCAACAACTCCGTTCAAGTCAGAACAGCTGGCGGCAGTAATCCTAATCCAGTTGACGTTATTCAAATGACCAACGGTGACAAGCAAGTCTCCTCGATTTGGGGAAGAAAAACTAATCCCGATGACTCATCTAAAGACTACAATTATTTTGATTTGAGCAAAGAACAGACCATTTCCGGTTGGATCTATGTTGGACCAACTTACAACGTCTCCGGTGACGGTATTACTTTGGTTTTACAAAATGACGACAACGGTATCAACGCTATCGGTCGTTACCATAAAGATAACCTCCTTTTATCCGATGATGATTACGCTGCTTCTGGTGAATCTCTTGGGGTTTATGGATCCACTGATTCCCAATTTACTACTACCGATCCCAGTCAATTATCCAGTTCAGCTATTCAAAACAGTTTCGCACTGGAATTCGATTCTTTCCGTAATGATTCTGTTGTGACAGGATCAGCTATTGATCTTGCTATGGGTAATATTAAAGATAGCTATTTTGATAATCTTCTTGATTCCCAAAATACTGCCGAAACTAAGGGTCAACATGTGGCTTGGAGTTATCCAGCCGACAGTGGTACTTATGAAAAGACCGCCACTGGTAAAGACGCTTGGCACCACTTCTCTTTCACTTACAAACCAGATACTGACGACAGTAATTACGGCTATATCAGTTACGTTTATAATGATCGTGAAAATGATGGTACCGTTAAGCCATATCGGACTTGGGATAAACGTCCTCGAGATAGTGACAGTCCAATAAAGATCGACCTTAGAAAGTTCAATCTAAAAGACGGACAGACTAAGATTCGTTGGGGCTTCACTAGTTCTACTGGTTCACCAAATTCAACTCCTGGATCAAACGATATTATCGTTGAAAAGATTCCTTCTGTCTTAAATGTCCTCGACCAATCAGGTCTATATGACGTTACACAAGGACGCAATATTAAAGATCTTGACCACAGAGCTGCTAATCCAACTGATGATGACAAAGATTATACCGTTGATGATGGCGATAAATTAGCATTTACTTATAACCTAAACTACAGTTCTGGGATAACTGGAACGGGTGACATCAAGGCTAAAATCCAGCTGCCACAAAATGTTCTCTATCAAAATGACGATAATAATCATATCGGTGAAATCGACTATACCGACGATCCTAATAGTAAAACTTATATCGACGCTTCACAATTGAGTACGACTACAAACGCTGAGGGCGACGATGTTCAAACATTGAATCTTGATCTGAGTGCTTTGTCCGAAAAGAATACCAATGTGAAAGTTACGATTTACGGTACTGCCAACGCTCCCACTAGCAACACTTTGAAGACGACGACGGTCAATCCTGAACACACGTCTTACAAGAGTGACTACTACAACAACGATGTTATGAGTTACGGCTTTATGATCACTAACGAGCGTTTACAGATTGCTGCTGACAAGGATAGTGAGACTCAAAAAGTCAAACTTTCTGACGACTTCAATTTAACAGGAACCGCTAAGTATTTAATGAGCTCAAAATTCAATGGCGACGACCTGTCTGCTTACGGTGAAATCTACGACAAAGACGGCAACGATACCGATTTAAAGAGTACTTGGACTGTTCCCGTTGCGAAAGATTCCACGACTGGTGACTTTTCGCTCAATATCCCTAAAGAAACCCTCGACGTCGGAACTTACAAAATCAAAGTCCATCTAACTGACAGTAACGACTTAGTTTCTAACACTATTACTTATAACATCACCGTTACTAAAAATGAACTAATCATCACCCCCGATAAGACCGATATCACTGTAAACGACAACAAGCCAGTCGATTTGACCGGCAGCTACAAGTATTCCGACAACGCCGATTTTCAAGATAAGAACGTAACCAAGACTTACGAAATAACCAACGCAAACGGAACCACCCACAAGTTGACCCAAACCATGGCCCACGATAAGAAAATTGATGTTGACCTCAAACCAATTGCCTATGACCAATCACCCGACCAGACTCTCAGCGACTACTTGAAGAACCCTAAGAGCGATAACGTCTTAGCTGAAGGTAAAAACGTTGTAAAAATTACCGTACAAGATGGAACTTATGCCAGTGCCGAAACCACCGTCAACATAAACGTTCCTAAATTGTCCCCAACTATCACCAAAACAACTTCTAACGGAATCAACGTTTTAGGACCAACCGGAAAAGTACATTTTCCAATTGATTTCTCTTACGGTTCTGATTACACCTTGAATCCTAACGAATTGATTGGCGTCTTCACAGTCGATCAACAAGATCCAGTTAGTTTAAAGATCAATAATCCAACAACCGCTCAAAATTCTAGTTTCGACATGAGCTTTGATTTAGCCGGCAATCAAATAAATCTACCAAGCGACAAAAATTCCGCAACCGTTACCCTCTACTTCACCGATCCTTATGGACGAAAGACCAATACCGAAAGCTTCAATTTGAGTATTTTATCCTATGCTTTGGAATTAGACTTCAACAACTATCGCTTCCAAACAATCGATCCCAAGACCTTTGAAGCCGGATATATCAAACGCTCTGGCGATTGGGACCTCAACGTAACCAGTTATAAAGCAAGTTGGGTCTTAAAAGCCGAAGCCGATAATTTAGATTATGAAAGTACCCAACAACCCTCAAACCTTTCCATGGCCTACGTTAATAAAGACGATTTAGCAACCGCCTTACAAAGCAATCCTCAGATTGCCAAAAGCGATAAAATGGAAGCTCAAACCGTTGATATCAGCGACCAGTGGAATAGCGATAATGGCATCTTGTTAAAAACCAACACCTTACCAAAACAAGGCGATTATACAGGAACCATTCATTGGAATTTAACCGAAAGCCTTTAA